TCTTGCAGCAGGAGGCATGGCGTTCTTGCCGTAAAAAATCGACTCCACATGCTTGCCCTGCATTTGCGGCAAATTTTTACCGAAAGCGGCTTTGACCGCATCTGTGTCAAGCGGACCGATGACACCTTCCTTCGCCATCTCGATTTGATGCTCCTCGGACAGCAGGGCGGCGATTACTTGGAAAGCAAGATCCTTTTTCTTCGACTGCTTCGTAATGTACATCGAATATACGTTAGGCTGATACTTCGTGTTCGGCGCATTACTTAAAGAAGGTACGGAGGCAATGTCAAAATTCAAGTTTTTGTTTTGCTCGTAAAATTTGACCAAGTGATCGCTCACTGTCGCGACAGCCATAGCGATACTCGGCTTTGAAGCGAACGTTTCCACGGTATCGAATTGATTCGCAGGAATATCATAAAACCTTCGCATATTGTCAACAAGTGTTTTCCAGCCGGGGTCGCTCATGTCCCCCTTATCTTCCGTCCGGCTTAACGGTGATAGCGATAGCTGGTTATAGTTCAAATAATGGCCAGGATTTTGTGAAAATCCTTTGTAGGTAATGTCTCCTTCTACACGGGTCAATTTTTTGGCGAGCTCATAGATCTCGTCGTAGGTCATTCCGTCTTTCGGATATTCAACGCCAAATTTATCAAAAATATCTTTGTTGTAAAATAAGGCATAATCGTTGTTGTAAAAAGGCAGCCCATATATTTTGCCATCCGGCGTCAAATTCCTTATCTGCGCCATAAAGGCGGGATTTAACTTACCTGTATCGAAGTTATACTTTTTGATCAAATCGCTCATGTCGTACTGCAAGTCGTTGTCGATAATATACCTTTGTACGTTCATTCGGGTGTCGTCCATGATGATATCGGGGATCGTGCCTGCTGCAATTAAATCCTTATACTGTCTGCCCGGATTATCCCAGGCTACATGCTTCACCGTAACGTTAGGGAATTTCTTTTTGATATATTCGCCGATTTGCTTCTGAAAAATGTCTTCCTTGACATAATAGGCCGGCCAAACCGTGTAAATAAACAGCTCATTATCCGGAGACTGTGTTTGCGGCGAATTCTGCACGTCGGAACCGCCCGGTTTGGATACCGGGGCCGCTTCATTCGTGCAACCTGCCGCCAGTGCGAGCGTTACGGCAATAGCTAAGCTTGCGTGCAGCTTTTTCATCGGTCTAACAACCTCCTTCGTCAATACAGGTTAGCATTCACTTTATCCGTTTTGCAGCGTCCACAGCACGAGGTTATCCCAAAGTTTCCATCCTGCATCCGTGGAATTATCCTGCATGCCATTGCTCCAATAATAGAAGGATACGCGTGCTTTCACTTCATATCCGTTATCGGCCTTCGTACCTTTGTCATAGTAATACACGGCTGCCTTCGATTTATCACCGGGCACGGTCGCGATCACTTTGGCTTCCTTACCTGGAACGCCGTAGCTAACGCCGAAGCGGTCACTGGCTTCCAAGTACACATCTACGGTCCCCTTTAACCCGCCGGCAATTTGATGCTGGCTGTCGACGATATCCACCGATTTTATTTTTTTTACTGTTGAGCCCTCCTCTTGAGATGAGAGACCGAGATAAAACATGCCATGGCTTTTTACATAAACGGTCGGAATTGCGACATCCTTCATGAATCCGGTTTTCAAGAATTTGGAGTTCGTTGTCTGGCTGATATAAATCAAGTCGTATCCGTTTGTTGCGTCTGCCGTGAGCTCACGATCGTTAAAATGCGTAACACTGAATCCCATGCCCTTCAAACGGTCGGCGATTGCCACATCTTCAGCCGGCAGCGGATCGGAATCCCGTCCGACCAGAAGCACTTTCTTGCCTTGCGGCGAAATTTCCGCTTGGTGTTCAGCTGCAGGCTGAGTGGCTGCAGGAGGAGCAGCTGTCGGATTTGGCGTATTGCTGGACTTTGATGCCTCGGGAGATGCGGCGGGCTTCGGAGTCTCCGCTTTAGGCGTAGCCGCCACAGAA
This genomic window from Paenibacillus hexagrammi contains:
- a CDS encoding ABC transporter substrate-binding protein, with translation MKKLHASLAIAVTLALAAGCTNEAAPVSKPGGSDVQNSPQTQSPDNELFIYTVWPAYYVKEDIFQKQIGEYIKKKFPNVTVKHVAWDNPGRQYKDLIAAGTIPDIIMDDTRMNVQRYIIDNDLQYDMSDLIKKYNFDTGKLNPAFMAQIRNLTPDGKIYGLPFYNNDYALFYNKDIFDKFGVEYPKDGMTYDEIYELAKKLTRVEGDITYKGFSQNPGHYLNYNQLSLSPLSRTEDKGDMSDPGWKTLVDNMRRFYDIPANQFDTVETFASKPSIAMAVATVSDHLVKFYEQNKNLNFDIASVPSLSNAPNTKYQPNVYSMYITKQSKKKDLAFQVIAALLSEEHQIEMAKEGVIGPLDTDAVKAAFGKNLPQMQGKHVESIFYGKNAMPPAARAQGLVWYDVPVQGVFQPLIFKESKDSVTALRMVQEQATKAIETVKAAKTEVKQAGESSNK